One genomic region from Augochlora pura isolate Apur16 chromosome 7, APUR_v2.2.1, whole genome shotgun sequence encodes:
- the LOC144473337 gene encoding epidermal growth factor receptor kinase substrate 8, which yields MPYYNSGHSPSTYNKDGGSSGPSSTSGGRVSSSEPTYMMEHLATFTVTKETVYPADGMRRLLQLEKSSGIWSQKMQLRLERNWVLIMDNETGAVMERFPASLIQEPTAFTSRDPMEMYNNILVFTVADDSGSGQRAEMHIFQCQSVSAQDLVEDLKMLQMGKLVPGGSPRGPRGRIPPPPTLPPPEPPLNGVNVREQVSAFNANNADGQNDISREENNDEVSSTSSEKYERDVTILNHCFDDIEKFIARLQHAAAASKELERRRRNRKSKKRNLGDGMLTMRAKPPPEMEFIDIFQKFKLSFNLLAKLKAHIHDPNAPELVHFLFTPLALIVDASRDTNYDPNLPSKVVSPLLTREAVNLLINCVTSKETELWHSLGETWMIPRDQWKGHVSPYHPIFMDGWSPEYPIPEDRDHDHLASLLNADKQKRDELPEQQNDPYYNHREVDESHYSSDYLEYESREERGGNEYFERNYGPGSELYTREERVVDQTRAHSDISVDSIERTPRGAGIDRAQEAWLDDLMARHAKIVQVTYPRTANNDKELTVVRGEYLEILDDSRKWWKARNSRGQVAHVPHTIVTPHNPTHGADNDVFNNPLYTSRYPRQGHGYNYEDSELERTSTSPGPEATHRTHAIPPPAPADWVRKERLGKKDESTETESTIGKKVLVTNGTDTSDLSLGGEPPKTKSNETTEVVEIHPPPPNMVENVVTEKSTPPPPPPPIGPLQSQISVSSTSSSRTGTVKSVKSVGGMNNKDEIQKELKFVLSMLRDKKHRNGVARRETVFDQHSSPSEVNSWLIDKGFSEKTCKQLRDMTGSDIFDLTRREMEQYCGAAEGSRLFSQISLVKSESEKKSPRSSELKGILEKARHRAEEP from the exons ATGCCGTATTACAATAGCGGGCACAGTCCTTCCACCTACAATAAAG ATGGAGGATCGAGCGGGCCGTCGAGCACATCGGGCGGCCGTGTCAGCAGCTCCGAGCCGACGTACATGATGGAACATTTGGCCACGTTCACGGTCACGAAGGAAACCGTTTATCCGGCGGACGGAATGCGACGACTTTTACAGCTCGAGAAGAGCAGCGGCATTTGGAGCCAGAAGATGCAGCTACGCTTGGAACGGAACTGGGTCCTGATTATGGACAATGAGACTGGG GCCGTCATGGAGCGATTCCCAGCCTCGTTGATACAGGAACCGACCGCATTCACGTCGAGGGACCCTATGGAGATGTATAACAACATTCTCGTCTTCACAGTGGCGGATGACAGCGGTTCCGGTCAACGGGCAGAAATGCACATATTCCAATGTCAGAGCGTCTCTGCCCAGGATCTCGTCGAGGACTTGAAGATGCTACAAATGGGTAAATTGGTTCCAGGTGGATCGCCGAGGGGACCCAGGGGGCGTATCCCACCTCCCCCGACGTTGCCGCCACCGGAACCACCCTTGAACGGGGTGAACGTTCGTGAACAAGTGTCCGCCTTTAACGCCAATAACG CGGATGGCCAGAACGACATATCCCGCGAGGAGAACAACGACGAGGTCTCCTCGACGTCCTCGGAGAAATACGAGCGGGACGTGACGATCCTGAACCATTGTTTCGACGACATCGAGAAATTTATCGCGCGTCTCCAGCACGCGGCGGCCGCGTCCAAGGAGCTCGAGCGTCGCCGACGCAATCGAAAATCGAAGAAGAGAAATCTGGGCGACGGTATGCTGACGATGAGAGCGAAGCCGCCGCCGGAGATGGAGTTCATCGACATCTTCCAAAAGTTCAAGCTCTCGTTCAACCTGCTCGCCAAATTGAAAGCGCACATCCACGATCCGAACGCGCCCGAGCTTGTTCATTTCCTGTTCACGCCGCTTGCATTGATCGTGGACGCGTCCCGCGACACCAACTACGACCCGAATCTGCCCAGCAAAGTGGTGTCGCCTTTGTTGACCCGAGAAGCGGTGAATCTGTTGATCAACTGCGTCACTAGCAAAGAGACGGAGCTGTGGCACTCTCTCGGCGAGACCTGGATGATACCGCGGGACCAATGGAAAGGCCACGTTTCACCGTATCATCCAATTTTCATGGACGGTTGGTCGCCGGAGTACCCGATACCCGAGGACAGGGACCACGATCACTTGGCGTCGCTGCTGAACGCGGACAAGCAGAAGAGGGACGAGCTTCCCGAGCAACAAAACGATCCCTACTATAATCACAGAGAGGTGGACGAGTCTCACTACAGCAGCGATTACTTGGAGTACGAGAGCAGGGAGGAGCGCGGCGGTAACGAGTACTTCGAGAGGAATTATGGGCCCGGTTCGGAATTGTATACCAGGGAGGAGAGAGTGGTCGACCAAACGAGAGCGCACAGCGATATATCCGTCGACTCGATCGAGAGAACGCCCAGGGGCGCCGGTATCGACAGGGCGCAGGAGGCATGGCTCGACGACTTGATGGCCAGACACGCGAAGATCGTGCAGGTCACCTATCCGAGAACCGCGAACAACGACAAAGAGCTGACGGTCGTCAGGGGCGAGTACCTGGAGATCCTCGACGACAGCCGGAAATGGTGGAAGGCGAGAAACTCGAGGGGCCAGGTCGCGCACGTGCCACACACCATCGTCACGCCCCATAATCCCACCCACGGAGCCGACAACGATGTTTTTAACAATCCACTGTATACCAGCCGATACCCCAGGCAGGGGCACGGCTATAATTACGAG GATTCGGAGCTTGAAAGGACCAGCACTAGTCCAGGACCGGAGGCAACTCATCGGACGCACGCGATTCCACCGCCCGCGCCGGCCGATTGGGTGCGGAAAGAGAGACTCGGAAAAAAAG ATGAGAGTACCGAAACGGAGTCCACTATTGGTAAAAAGGTGTTGGTCACAAATGGTACAGACACCAGTGATTTGTCGCTCGGCGGTGAGCCACCGAAAACAAAGTCGAACGAGACGACGGAAGTCGTTGAGATTCACCCTCCACCCCCTAACATGGTCGAGAATGTAGTAACCGAAAAAtcaacgccgccgccgccgccgcctccgaTTGGCCCTCTGCAGAGTCAGATATCCGTGTCATCAACCAGCTCTAGCAGAACTGGAACTGTTAAGAGCGTGAAGTCTGTCGGCG GAATGAACAATAAGGATGAGATACAGAAGGAGCTGAAGTTTGTGTTAAGCATGTTGCGCGATAAAAAGCATCGTAATGGCGTGGCCAGACGCGAGACGGTCTTCGACCAGCATTCCAGCCCCAGCGAAGTGAACAGCTGGCTGATTGACAAAGGATTTTCAGAGAA gACTTGTAAACAATTAAGGGATATGACCGGTTCAGATATATTTGACTTAACGCGACGAGAAATGGAGCAATATTGCGGAGCAGCCGAAGGCAGCAGACTGTTCAGTCAGATTAGTTTAGTAAAAAGTGAATCAGAG aagAAGAGCCCACGATCGTCAGAACTGAAAGGAATATTGGAGAAAG